In Salarias fasciatus chromosome 20, fSalaFa1.1, whole genome shotgun sequence, a single window of DNA contains:
- the LOC115408531 gene encoding cytosolic sulfotransferase 3-like, protein MDTIPRPELFDFHGVSMINMFTENWENIQNFQARPDDILIATYPKAGTTWVSNILDLLHFGQREKPIPLHDRVPFLETFFTDFDSGVDLANKLPTSPRLIKTHLPVQFVPKSFWEQKSRIVYVARNAKDNVVSYFHFDRMNKGHPEPGDWSSYLQRFKQGKMVFGSWYDHVNNWWKKKQTYSNLHYMFFEDMVEDTGREIDKLCSFLGLTPSVEEKMRITGEVHFDKMKNDEMLNYSTISVFDFKVSPFMRKGKVGDWKNHFTVAQNEEFDEDYQTKMKDPTLQFRTEI, encoded by the exons ATGGATACAATTCCTCGACCAGAGCTGTTTGATTTCCATGGAGTCTCAATGATCAACATGTTCACAGAGAACTGGGAGAACATTCAAAACTTTCAGGCCAGACCGGATGATATCCTCATCGCCACATATCCTAAAGCAG gCACCACGTGGGTTTCCAACATCCTTGATTTACTTCACTttggtcagagagagaaacccATCCCATTGCATGACAGAGTGCCTTTCCTGGAGACTTTTTTTACAGACTTTGATTCAG GAGTAGATTTGGCGAACAAGCTGCCCACCTCCCCTCGACTCATCAAAACTCATCTTCCTGTCCAGTTCGTGCCAAAGTCATTTTGGGAACAAAAATCCAGG ATTGTCTACGTTGCCCGTAATGCAAAAGACAATGTTGTGTCTTATTTCCACTTTGATCGCATGAACAAGGGTCATCCAGAACCTGGAGATTGGAGCAGCTACCTTCAGAGATTCAAGCAAGGAAAGA TGGTGTTTGGATCCTGGTACGATCACGTGAACAACTGGTggaagaagaaacagacttaTTCAAATCTCCACTACATGTTCTTTGAAGACATGGTTGAG GACACTGGACGAGAAATAGACAAACTCTGCTCCTTTCTTGGTTTGACTCCTTCGGTCGAGGAAAAGATGAGAATCACAGGAGAAGTTCATTTTGACAAAATGAAGAATGATGAGATGCTTAACTACTCAACAatctctgtgtttgatttcaaAGTTTCTCCCTTCATGAGAAAAG gaaaagtcGGTGACTGGAAGAATCACTTCACTGTGGCTCAGAATGAAGAGTTTGATGAAGACTATCAGACAAAGATGAAGGATCCCACTCTCCAGTTTCGGACTGAAATTTGA